caaaactacaactcccagcatgccctaatagctgtaacctatccaggcatgctgggagttgtagttttgcgacagctggagggctgcagtttggacatgcctgcctatGACATCCTTATGCCAGAGTAGGGTACAAAGACAGAGGTGATCCTGAAATGGAAACTCCTTAAAGTAAAGTGATTGAGGCTTCCTACAAACTGCACTTCCATGAACATTAATCAACCCACATTACAACTATGTCCTCGGTGTAGGTTCTGGGTACATTAGAGAACACAGATAGGAATACATTTATAGACATTCAAGTTTTGCTACCCTACTCTACagtagtgttaaaggggttgtccgagttatatctATACATGTTACTTTGTCTTAtaacagtattaaaaaaaacattgtaattTACTTACATAATTTATTCTGCATTGTTTGTGAACTGCCGATGcgggtcatgtgacccctgacGTCATCCACCAGGCTCCGGCGGTGACGTCTCGTGTACAGGCTTCTCCCTGCCTTAGGGAGTGGCCGGGCTCTGTACACGAAACGTCAGAGCCTTGTGTCTCCGCCTCTCTCTCTCCCCTCTGGCTGCTGCGGCTCCTGTGAGGTATCGCGCATGCGCGATCCTTATCAGTGCCGGCAGCGGAGAAGAGAGATTCAACGGTGTGCCCGTTCCCTCTCTGTGATCTACTTCAGTATTCTTCTCCTTATTTATTCAAAGCAGTGCCAGGGTCGGTAAGTGTGTGCCCAGATTATTGTTGGGTGGTCTAAACCTATACctatgccaccaccatgcttccaccccacaaaaaacactttttaaagtgTTTCAGTACACTGGCCCAGATTTAttaatagcttagatacatatagctgtgtaTCTGAAATGTGACAGGAAGATCTTCTGCATatgtgagctaggagatgatcatgtgactgtttttttttatgcaaagtgcggagcagggggaggggaaggacagattattcacacccacaaatattcatgagggagagctCAGGCATTGTTGTTACAGCCCTcacagctttgctgcagcatgtaaacaaagcaagaacaacagaaccatgcaaaggtgtaagtatgggttttctcttaagaaatcaagcttaactaatgtatatgtatatgtcctgatgagttttatacGTGTTTTTTCCCCCtgtaactcggataacccctttaaatacccaCATACATGTTTCCTCCTGTCTGGATGCTTTAGATTTAATTGTTCTTGAGAGGAACCGATTTCTCCAGCAGTGTGATGGACTTCCCTGAATTGTCAATGTTCCTAATAAGATTTTCTAGTCTCCTTTTAATTTTCTTTTGGTCCTCTATTGCACAGCCAATAATGACAGACTGGAACTTCTGATCAATGGGTCCAGGCGGGACATCAGAAGTACAAGCTGCATACAAGGTAATCAGCTGTTTCTTTCCATCTTCCAAGTTGTCCATGACTTTCTTCAGAATCTCATCAATAATCAAGGTGGCTTTCTGGAGAGCTGAGGTTTGTTGGGGGTTTCTGATGGTTTCCACTGAGACTTCTACCGTCACTGTGCGGCTCATCAGACGTTCTGCAGTTAATGTTAGTTCTTCTCTTTCACCTTGACATTAAATAAATGTGACAGTGAGTGCCCACATCAAAAGCTGCTATATCATATTGATATGAACTTGATACTAATTATTTGATTTCTCTTCCAGTCAGAACTAACTGGTAGTATGGATGATTATAGCTGATGGCTATGGCTTGGCAATAGCACAGCCTAAACCATATAATGGTAGTGCAGATTGAGGCTCGATTACACGAAGCCTAGACCCATGTGTGGACTTGTAAGTTGACAGTATCCAACTTTTTGAGCACTTGAGTCATTTGTGTCTTTATTCCATTAGTGCTGTCAGAAGATGCTCCCAAACCCCCAGGTGCTAGTAAAGTATGACTTACCATCACTTATGTTCCTCATGTCCTGGCTGTTCTTGACACTGTGAATCATCTCTATTATAGAATCTTTCTCCAGCTCCAGTGCAGATGCTGAGTCCCGCAGGGATTGCACTCTAGACAGAGATAAAATAATGATCGTTAAATTAAATCATTTCCATTCTTCTTTCCTgtgattaaggctaggtctacacgacgacaccgacacatagggcacaactacactgcaacacgtgtcgcacaacattttgtcgcgcaacaatttttataatgatagtctatggtgtcgcgctGCGACATGCGACACGCTGCGACGCAacgctacggaacagacatactgatgcggacagcagacgatgtgctgtccgcatttttttgcggacccatggaaATTACTAGGTCCGCATCCCATCCGCAAAaagaacagaacggacacggaaacaaaatatgttcgtctgcatgaggccttacatccaGTGAAATGCTTTACAACCCCAGTTCCTAAAAAGTTGAGAccctgtaaaatgtaaataaggaTGCAATGATTTGGAAATCGCACAGACCCATATTTTGTGCACGATagatatcagatgttgaaagtgagacattttaccatttcatggaAAAAATGTACTTATTCAGAACTTGATAGCAGCAATGTATTTCACAAAAGTTGGGACGGAGACAAcaaaaggctggaaaagtaagtggtactaataaaaatCACATGATTGGGTTTAAAAAGAGCATGTTAGACTCAGAAAAAATATGTATGCTTCTGTACTGGAGATGACTGCATGGTCTCAGGAACACTTCCAAAAATTGttgtctgtgaacacagttcGTAATGCAATCCACAAACACAAGTTAAAGCTGTatcatgcaaagaagaagccatgtcAACATGATCCAGAaatttcagaggtctgtcattaCTTGGCTGGCAGTCAGTACTTTTATAGCCAAACCCCACAGTGTGTGCCAGTGCTGTGAGGGAGAGGAGTCCAGCGAGACTAGCTTCCCCCACCCTTTCCCATCTCTGGACGATGGCTGGCAGGTTTCTTTCATGTGTGGAACAGGAGGCAGGGGTAGGGCGGGTACAGGGTGCATGACAATGTACGCTGTATTTACagtaatctatgatctacaagtacatccaaatccttctctacaaaggACTCTCTCAGTGTTgctccccctaggacatatgatgcatggaGATTATAAccatacatttatccacattgaccCTCGTTTCCCAAGTGgttttactaatcctatagacagTGTAAACGTAAGGATgccttccttcccggcaatcgcttGCTCGttagtgaaggagactgctgcatttacatgcagtgatctcctccacagtatggagcgGAACGATTGTTAATGCCATCACTCAACCcaatacagaatcattatttgctgACAGCAGAGCGCTGTTTAAACAGCAATATCTACTGCTGGCAAGCTATGATTTAGGTGACCGATCTTAGTACCCAAGGAATGAACGTGGCATCTTCACAATTATCTGCTCTGTGCTTgtccagtgtaaaggggcctttggacaggactgtctagacctgcagcagatttatcacatAGGCtcaggtgcagggatagacacgtATGTCTAATTTTACAACAGACTTAtgacagaattgtggtgcaatatGTCACATCTTAGGCCATGCCTCTTTCCTACTAAGCCACACCCTTTGGGGTGCATTTCATGAACACCATAAAATCATGGCCTTTCACTCCAAAGTCTATCCCACCCAAGTTTTGCACTGCTTCGTGATTTTATGGTTTAAATAAAATGTGCATTACTTTTTATCTTCTGTGAGTCTAATAAATCCTG
The genomic region above belongs to Bufo gargarizans isolate SCDJY-AF-19 chromosome 4, ASM1485885v1, whole genome shotgun sequence and contains:
- the BAG2 gene encoding BAG family molecular chaperone regulator 2; protein product: MAQAKIQAKANEGHNGGKFCRSMSMAVRSSHLVEVLDDLETRVQSLRDSASALELEKDSIIEMIHSVKNSQDMRNISDGEREELTLTAERLMSRTVTVEVSVETIRNPQQTSALQKATLIIDEILKKVMDNLEDGKKQLITLYAACTSDVPPGPIDQKFQSVIIGCAIEDQKKIKRRLENLIRNIDNSGKSITLLEKSVPLKNN